The following proteins come from a genomic window of Gimesia chilikensis:
- a CDS encoding sugar kinase: MRVVTLGEVMLRLAPQNHLRVRQSIPGLLESTFGGGELNVAISVAFQGGTSAFATTSPDNPITDALVQEMQKLGVDSSLIHRTSQGRFGIYFVETGANQRGGTVTYDREFSSIAQATEETFDWDRVFEGATWFHITGITPAISESAARLTERALQEARKRNITVSCDLNFRKKLWNWKPGVAPAELARTTMQSLAPLIDVIIANEEDADLSLGIRAPETDVESGSLNIEGYIAVAKEITTQYPNVKQVAITLRESISASHNNWGAMLYDQSQQRAEFAPCDTEGNYSSYEIRNIVDRVGAGDSFAGALIFALNTPELSAPETAIRYAVAASCLKHSIQGDFNYSTRSEIEALMRGGGSGRVQR; encoded by the coding sequence GTGCGAGTCGTTACTTTAGGTGAGGTCATGTTGAGGTTGGCGCCTCAAAATCATTTGCGGGTCAGGCAGTCCATCCCCGGCCTTCTGGAATCAACCTTTGGTGGCGGTGAACTGAATGTCGCCATCTCCGTCGCTTTCCAGGGAGGGACATCTGCTTTTGCCACCACCTCCCCGGACAATCCAATTACGGATGCCCTCGTACAGGAGATGCAGAAACTGGGCGTCGATTCCAGCCTGATCCACCGGACGTCTCAAGGGCGGTTCGGGATCTACTTTGTGGAAACGGGAGCCAACCAGCGTGGAGGCACTGTCACCTATGATCGTGAATTCAGCTCCATTGCCCAGGCTACAGAAGAAACATTTGACTGGGACCGGGTCTTTGAAGGAGCAACCTGGTTTCATATCACTGGAATTACACCCGCCATCAGTGAATCAGCGGCTCGTCTCACTGAAAGAGCCTTACAGGAAGCCCGCAAACGGAACATCACCGTCTCCTGTGATCTCAACTTTCGCAAAAAACTCTGGAACTGGAAACCAGGTGTGGCCCCGGCTGAACTGGCCAGGACCACTATGCAGTCGCTGGCTCCCTTGATTGATGTGATCATCGCGAATGAAGAAGACGCAGATCTCTCGCTGGGGATCAGGGCTCCGGAAACCGATGTGGAATCCGGCTCACTCAACATCGAAGGTTATATTGCCGTTGCGAAAGAGATCACGACTCAATACCCCAATGTCAAACAGGTCGCGATTACTCTGCGGGAAAGTATCTCTGCCAGCCACAATAACTGGGGAGCCATGCTCTACGATCAAAGTCAACAGCGGGCTGAGTTTGCTCCCTGTGATACAGAGGGAAATTATTCCAGCTATGAGATCCGAAATATTGTCGATCGCGTCGGAGCCGGCGACTCATTCGCGGGTGCACTGATCTTTGCGTTGAACACACCGGAACTGTCTGCACCGGAAACCGCCATTCGCTATGCAGTCGCCGCGAGTTGCCTGAAACACAGCATTCAAGGTGATTTTAATTATTCGACACGATCGGAAATTGAAGCCTTAATGCGCGGCGGTGGATCGGGACGCGTACAGCGTTAA
- a CDS encoding sigma 54-interacting transcriptional regulator — MNRSSGRRTRLETRLNALQTPLFLIDATRVILFFNQGCERIIEWPAEEILGQTCDYAVDTDPEECESVCNLLCPPPEVFEGTRSEVPRYLLTRSGKTIPCVIRYTPLLDDQNRTRLVLGTIDPIDEPHKLRSATASQQLHAELAALRLSLRNRFRFSTVIARNPAMQRVLRQLELASHTREPVHFQGEVGTGKEHLARALHFESEQRRKIFVPLNCKKLPPRELKQTVKKVFEKDLDESMPLEPGVLFLDEVNYLSRDIQEIILENFQTKSQAQTVRLMTACSTPLNELFEQEQLLPEFFFLISTLQIQVPALRERREDLDLLAQHFLENENRYQQKQVSGFAPGVLSLFHDYFWPANLDELAQVIQSAFQSTPETLITRDSLPLRLLTGMDARSLGPALPPLIKPLEQTLQEVEKDQIQQALEQTKHNRTDAARLLGLTRAKLYRRIEALGIPLDPDA; from the coding sequence ATGAACCGCAGTTCGGGACGCCGCACACGTCTGGAGACTCGCCTGAACGCGCTCCAGACTCCTCTGTTTCTAATCGACGCGACTCGGGTCATCCTGTTCTTCAATCAGGGCTGTGAGCGCATTATTGAGTGGCCAGCAGAAGAAATACTGGGACAGACCTGTGATTATGCAGTCGATACAGATCCAGAAGAGTGTGAGTCCGTCTGCAATCTGCTCTGTCCCCCTCCCGAAGTGTTTGAAGGGACGCGAAGTGAAGTACCCCGCTACCTGCTGACCCGCAGTGGTAAAACCATTCCCTGCGTGATTCGCTACACTCCGCTGCTGGATGATCAGAACCGAACTCGCCTGGTTCTGGGCACGATCGATCCTATCGATGAACCTCACAAACTCCGTTCTGCAACCGCCTCCCAACAGCTGCATGCTGAACTGGCCGCGCTGCGCCTGTCGCTCCGAAATCGCTTTCGCTTTTCCACAGTCATAGCCAGAAATCCCGCAATGCAGCGCGTGCTGCGACAACTCGAACTCGCTTCCCATACCAGAGAGCCCGTTCATTTCCAGGGAGAAGTCGGAACCGGTAAAGAACATCTGGCCCGTGCCCTGCACTTCGAAAGTGAGCAGCGCCGTAAAATCTTTGTTCCCTTAAACTGCAAAAAGCTGCCTCCCCGCGAACTGAAACAGACCGTTAAGAAAGTCTTCGAAAAGGATCTGGATGAATCCATGCCCCTCGAACCGGGGGTGCTTTTCCTGGATGAAGTCAATTATCTCTCGCGCGATATCCAGGAAATTATCCTTGAGAACTTTCAGACGAAATCCCAGGCTCAGACAGTCCGCCTGATGACAGCCTGTTCCACTCCCCTGAATGAACTTTTCGAACAGGAACAACTGCTCCCCGAGTTTTTCTTTCTGATCAGCACATTGCAGATTCAAGTACCTGCCCTCCGGGAACGGAGAGAAGATCTCGATCTGCTGGCGCAGCATTTTCTGGAAAATGAAAATCGCTACCAGCAGAAACAGGTCAGTGGATTTGCACCGGGAGTACTTTCACTGTTCCACGACTACTTCTGGCCTGCCAACCTGGACGAACTGGCACAGGTAATTCAGTCAGCCTTTCAGTCGACGCCGGAAACCCTGATCACCCGGGACTCACTTCCCCTGCGCCTGTTGACGGGGATGGATGCCCGCTCGCTGGGACCGGCCCTGCCTCCTCTCATCAAACCGCTGGAACAGACTCTGCAGGAAGTAGAGAAAGATCAGATCCAACAGGCACTCGAGCAGACAAAACACAACCGTACGGATGCTGCCCGCTTGCTCGGTTTGACCAGGGCAAAACTGTACCGACGCATCGAAGCACTCGGAATCCCCCTCGATCCTGACGCTTGA
- a CDS encoding lysophospholipid acyltransferase family protein codes for MLRLIFKTTRLDFVDDSLERCPFADTGSERFLYSVWHDSVIPPLFGARGHQSVALISQHRDADTIKAMLKAAGMGVIRGSTSRGGASAIKKLLTEAEGNHIVITPDGPRGPHHKMKAGIVFLASHSGRPVVPTAFTASRYWELKGSWTNILIPKPFSTVYYMIGHPIYIPENLSREELKYYTELVQEKMDDLERKSKLVQTEKVSLADESTPLKKAA; via the coding sequence ATGTTACGTCTGATTTTTAAAACGACGCGTTTGGATTTTGTTGACGACAGCCTGGAACGCTGTCCCTTTGCTGATACGGGGTCGGAACGTTTCCTGTACAGCGTCTGGCACGATTCAGTCATTCCACCTCTTTTTGGAGCCCGTGGTCATCAGTCGGTCGCCTTAATCAGCCAGCATCGGGATGCAGATACGATCAAAGCCATGCTCAAAGCGGCAGGGATGGGTGTCATTAGAGGATCGACTTCACGGGGTGGTGCCTCTGCTATCAAGAAGTTACTCACAGAGGCAGAAGGAAACCATATCGTCATCACCCCCGACGGCCCCCGCGGCCCGCATCATAAAATGAAAGCAGGGATCGTTTTCCTGGCATCCCATTCCGGACGACCAGTGGTTCCCACAGCATTCACAGCTTCCCGGTACTGGGAATTAAAGGGCAGCTGGACCAATATCCTGATCCCTAAACCATTCAGTACAGTCTACTACATGATCGGACACCCGATCTACATCCCGGAAAACCTGTCCCGCGAGGAACTGAAATACTATACAGAACTCGTGCAGGAAAAAATGGATGATCTCGAGCGCAAGTCTAAGCTGGTGCAAACAGAAAAGGTCTCCCTGGCAGACGAATCCACGCCCCTGAAGAAAGCTGCCTGA
- a CDS encoding NAD(P)/FAD-dependent oxidoreductase, producing the protein MSLKVTNIRLPVEIPEEELAHELALKLGVGDDDLQSFRILRKSLDARSRHDLCFVYSAEVNVADEASLLKHLREDLSVQSFTESTFFDPENGSTPLEERPVVVGSGPAGLLAGYYLACKGYRPLIIERGFPVKERVPEIRRFDKGADFHHENNYLFGEGGAGCFSDGKLTCRLTGPDVQWVLERFVECGARPSIVYEHRPHLGSNKLPMICRNFRRKIDALGGEFRFECRLEDIDVKDGQVQGIMTSSGYIKTGQVILGIGHSARDTYQMLYDLGVPLFRKAFQLGLRIEQPQEQVNEHKYGRDEYLSLLGAADYTMITKGKRDLYTFCMCAGGIVMPSVSEPGMFCTNGMSNSRHDTGFANSGIMTTIYPEEFGSEHPLAGVELQRKYEAAAYQIGQQNYYCPIQRAEDFLNHKQTDASFEYAGTYRRGVVPTDLHQVLPPLVLNQIENGLPVMDKKWRGLFLKNAVLVGPEMRGSSPVRIDRDRDTCQAPGFKGLYPVGEGAGYAGGIVSAAVDGLLSARKLVEEFSPLTAPVN; encoded by the coding sequence ATGTCACTCAAAGTTACCAACATTCGTCTCCCCGTCGAGATTCCCGAGGAAGAACTGGCTCACGAGCTGGCTCTGAAACTCGGAGTCGGCGACGATGACCTGCAGAGTTTTCGGATTCTGAGAAAGAGTCTGGATGCCCGCTCGCGCCATGACCTGTGCTTTGTGTATTCTGCTGAGGTCAATGTCGCCGACGAAGCAAGCCTGCTGAAACACCTCCGCGAAGATCTTTCCGTCCAGTCATTTACCGAAAGCACTTTTTTCGACCCGGAGAATGGATCGACTCCCCTGGAAGAGCGGCCTGTCGTCGTCGGCTCAGGTCCGGCAGGACTCCTGGCAGGTTACTATCTGGCGTGTAAGGGATATCGACCGCTGATCATTGAACGCGGGTTTCCCGTGAAAGAGCGCGTCCCCGAAATCAGACGATTCGATAAGGGAGCCGACTTCCATCACGAAAACAACTACCTCTTCGGTGAAGGAGGCGCGGGCTGTTTCAGTGATGGCAAGCTGACCTGCCGTTTGACTGGACCAGACGTGCAATGGGTTCTGGAGCGATTTGTCGAGTGTGGTGCGCGGCCCTCAATTGTCTACGAACATCGCCCCCACCTGGGCAGCAACAAGCTTCCCATGATCTGTCGAAACTTCCGCCGCAAGATCGACGCCCTGGGAGGCGAGTTCCGTTTTGAATGTCGGTTGGAAGACATTGACGTCAAGGATGGTCAGGTGCAGGGCATCATGACCTCTTCCGGGTACATCAAAACCGGACAGGTCATTCTCGGCATCGGCCACAGTGCCCGCGACACATACCAGATGCTCTATGATCTGGGCGTTCCCCTGTTCCGTAAAGCGTTTCAACTGGGCCTGCGCATCGAACAGCCGCAGGAACAGGTCAATGAGCACAAGTACGGTCGAGACGAATATCTGTCTCTCCTGGGCGCGGCCGACTATACCATGATCACGAAAGGCAAACGTGATCTGTATACCTTCTGCATGTGCGCCGGGGGAATTGTGATGCCCAGTGTTTCGGAACCGGGTATGTTCTGCACCAACGGCATGAGCAATTCACGGCATGACACCGGGTTTGCCAACAGTGGGATCATGACCACGATTTATCCGGAAGAATTCGGTAGCGAACATCCCCTGGCGGGCGTCGAATTGCAGCGAAAGTATGAAGCGGCCGCTTATCAGATTGGACAGCAAAACTACTACTGTCCGATTCAGCGCGCTGAAGATTTTCTCAATCACAAACAGACTGATGCCAGCTTTGAATACGCGGGTACCTATCGTCGCGGCGTTGTCCCCACCGACCTGCATCAGGTGCTGCCTCCGCTGGTACTTAACCAGATTGAGAACGGACTGCCTGTGATGGATAAAAAATGGCGCGGTCTGTTTCTGAAAAATGCGGTGCTGGTTGGCCCCGAGATGCGCGGCAGTTCGCCCGTTCGCATTGACCGCGATCGCGACACCTGTCAGGCACCAGGATTCAAAGGGCTCTATCCCGTAGGAGAAGGGGCCGGCTATGCAGGGGGCATCGTCTCAGCCGCCGTTGATGGTTTACTAAGTGCCCGCAAACTGGTTGAGGAGTTCTCGCCTCTCACCGCGCCCGTCAACTGA
- a CDS encoding thymidylate kinase: MAVLIAIEGIDGSGKGTQAARLHEKCQAEGINSSLIGFPRYSETLFGKSIGDFLNGRFGALDAVHPFLASLLYAGDRFESRGFIQKTIEDSEVVIFDRYIPSNIAHQGAKLSGDERIEFIYWIEQIEYVIYQMPRLDQAILLDLPADYAQKMVAEKQARSYTDQITDLHESDQSYLAQVRDVYLQLAEANEHWDKIECLHEGQQRSIDDIGTEIWSHLTRLLAR, from the coding sequence GTGGCCGTATTAATTGCGATTGAAGGCATTGATGGTTCGGGAAAAGGGACTCAGGCCGCACGTCTGCATGAAAAGTGTCAGGCAGAGGGCATCAACTCGAGTCTGATTGGTTTTCCACGATACTCTGAGACCCTGTTCGGGAAATCGATTGGCGATTTTCTGAACGGCCGCTTCGGAGCATTAGATGCAGTCCATCCTTTCCTGGCATCGTTGCTGTATGCTGGTGACCGTTTTGAATCACGCGGGTTTATCCAGAAGACGATAGAGGACAGCGAGGTAGTCATTTTTGATCGCTACATTCCCTCCAATATTGCCCACCAGGGGGCCAAGCTCTCCGGGGATGAGCGCATCGAATTTATTTACTGGATTGAGCAGATTGAATACGTGATCTACCAGATGCCTCGTCTGGATCAGGCAATCCTGCTGGATCTGCCTGCCGATTATGCACAGAAAATGGTGGCAGAAAAGCAGGCGCGGTCCTATACCGATCAGATCACTGATCTGCATGAGTCGGATCAATCCTATCTGGCCCAGGTCCGAGATGTTTATCTGCAACTCGCAGAAGCGAACGAGCATTGGGACAAAATTGAATGTCTGCACGAAGGCCAGCAGCGTTCCATTGACGACATTGGCACTGAAATCTGGTCGCATCTGACACGTCTGCTGGCACGGTAA
- the mtaB gene encoding tRNA (N(6)-L-threonylcarbamoyladenosine(37)-C(2))-methylthiotransferase MtaB, translating to MTLTRLETPPAEKTCQLVTLGCKVNQYETQLVKEALEKNGYREAGENETADLCVVNTCTVTATGDSKGRKLIRQLSKNNPGTKILVMGCYATRDPKTISELPGVFEVVTDKRELPDILERHGIVDMPTGISEFEGRKRAYVKVQDGCILRCTYCIIPQVRPGLQSRSPEDIEEEVRRLVGNGFKEIVLTGIHVGHFGVDTTRGKSGKAPFRLWHLFRKLDQIPGDWRMRLSSVEAAEIHDDFISAAADCEHLCPQFHPSLQSGSDTVLRRMKRRYYVSRFLEKLQMMRERLNHPSFTTDVIVGFPGETDEEFAETLRACEDAEFMKIHVFPFSARKGTPAATYEDQVPAEVRQERCQQLAELERDLAQKFYRTLIDQELEVLVERECEERPGWVRGTDRWYAPVVCPGSSADLGKFVIARGTQDHREYLEAERI from the coding sequence ATGACACTCACCAGACTCGAAACACCTCCAGCAGAGAAGACATGCCAACTCGTTACGCTGGGCTGTAAAGTAAATCAGTATGAGACCCAACTCGTAAAAGAGGCGCTGGAGAAGAACGGTTATCGCGAAGCAGGCGAGAACGAAACGGCCGACCTGTGTGTCGTTAATACCTGCACCGTCACCGCGACGGGCGACTCGAAGGGACGCAAGCTGATTCGTCAGCTATCAAAAAATAATCCCGGCACCAAGATTCTTGTGATGGGTTGCTATGCCACCCGGGATCCGAAGACTATTTCCGAATTGCCGGGTGTATTTGAAGTCGTTACGGATAAACGCGAGCTTCCCGATATCCTGGAACGTCACGGGATTGTCGACATGCCGACAGGCATCTCCGAGTTCGAAGGTCGCAAGCGGGCTTATGTGAAGGTACAGGATGGTTGTATCCTGCGGTGTACGTATTGCATCATTCCCCAGGTACGTCCGGGACTGCAGAGTCGTTCCCCGGAGGATATCGAAGAGGAAGTCCGGCGGCTGGTCGGAAACGGTTTCAAGGAAATCGTGCTGACAGGAATTCACGTCGGTCACTTTGGTGTAGATACCACGCGAGGCAAATCGGGTAAGGCTCCTTTCCGACTCTGGCATCTGTTTCGTAAGCTGGACCAGATTCCCGGAGACTGGCGGATGCGGCTCTCGAGTGTTGAGGCTGCTGAAATCCACGACGATTTTATTTCTGCAGCCGCTGACTGTGAACACCTCTGTCCTCAGTTTCATCCTTCACTGCAGAGTGGTTCCGATACCGTTCTGAGACGGATGAAACGCCGCTACTACGTGAGTCGGTTTCTGGAAAAACTGCAGATGATGCGGGAACGACTGAATCATCCTTCCTTTACGACTGATGTGATTGTCGGCTTTCCCGGTGAAACCGATGAAGAATTTGCAGAAACACTGCGTGCCTGTGAAGACGCTGAGTTCATGAAGATTCACGTCTTCCCTTTCAGTGCCCGCAAGGGAACACCTGCTGCCACCTATGAGGATCAGGTTCCTGCCGAAGTGCGGCAGGAACGTTGCCAGCAACTCGCGGAACTGGAACGGGATTTAGCACAAAAATTTTATCGCACGCTCATTGATCAGGAACTGGAAGTTCTGGTAGAACGTGAATGCGAAGAGCGTCCCGGCTGGGTGCGAGGTACCGATCGCTGGTATGCCCCTGTGGTTTGCCCGGGCTCCAGTGCGGATCTTGGTAAGTTTGTGATCGCCCGTGGTACTCAGGATCACCGTGAGTACCTCGAAGCTGAGCGCATCTGA
- the ggt gene encoding gamma-glutamyltransferase: MLLKLIKCKPLLNNVLCILISSLILFSPQAGRAAEPAAPTDEKVYKQAVVAADHPLASAAGLAILKAGGNVVDAAVATSFALTVLRPASCGLGGGGFMVIWNAKDQQATVIDYRERAPAAATHNMYAKLPGTDKQRQLASRQGPLAVAVPCTVAGLSYAVKEYGTLDLKTVMLPAIQLARRGVPINEHMRSVQKGMLARIKNGTLNPDEFKTLVDEYLNQGKPWKEDARFFSPQLKTLELISEYGRDGFYQGAVAEAMVAACGKSAGGILTLEDLKTTEPIIRKPLSTNFDGYQILTMPPPSSGGIAIIESFNMIKALEQQTLKHPFGKLKYHSPEEIHLLTEVMKHAFADRAEYLGDADFVPVPIDRLTSGTYASELARRIDPQQTKSMKDYGRYVPPQDGGTSHFSVMDAQGNAVACTETINLTFGSYVVIPKYGIVMNNEMDDFAAISGKPNAFGLIQGKANEIEPGKKPLSSMSPTIAVKDGKAVFSAGASGGPRIISSTLQVLLNMIVFGMTPTQAVDAPRIHHQWVPEDLLLEPELFGQAGEKLKRFGHSTKKSSGLAASQAVSRQPDGLRGHSDPRKHGAAAGY; encoded by the coding sequence ATGCTGTTGAAACTTATTAAGTGTAAACCACTATTAAATAACGTGTTGTGCATCTTAATCTCCAGTTTAATCCTCTTCAGCCCTCAAGCGGGTCGCGCAGCGGAACCTGCTGCCCCTACCGACGAAAAAGTATATAAACAGGCAGTAGTCGCCGCCGATCATCCCCTGGCGAGTGCCGCCGGGCTCGCCATTCTCAAAGCAGGCGGCAACGTCGTCGACGCTGCTGTGGCCACATCCTTCGCTCTGACAGTTCTCCGCCCGGCCAGCTGCGGTCTGGGGGGCGGCGGTTTCATGGTGATCTGGAATGCCAAAGATCAACAGGCAACCGTGATCGACTACAGAGAACGGGCCCCCGCGGCTGCCACTCACAATATGTACGCCAAGCTCCCGGGTACTGACAAACAGCGTCAGTTGGCCAGCCGCCAGGGACCACTGGCAGTGGCAGTCCCCTGCACTGTCGCCGGATTGAGTTATGCTGTCAAAGAATACGGCACTCTGGATCTGAAAACAGTAATGCTCCCCGCGATTCAACTAGCCCGACGTGGGGTTCCAATCAACGAACATATGCGTTCTGTCCAGAAAGGCATGCTGGCCCGCATCAAAAACGGAACCCTCAATCCGGATGAATTCAAGACGCTGGTCGATGAATACCTGAATCAGGGCAAACCCTGGAAAGAAGATGCCCGTTTTTTCAGTCCGCAATTGAAGACTTTGGAACTCATCTCCGAATACGGGCGTGACGGCTTTTATCAAGGCGCTGTCGCTGAAGCGATGGTTGCCGCCTGCGGTAAATCGGCCGGCGGGATCCTGACTTTGGAAGACCTGAAGACAACAGAGCCCATCATTCGCAAACCACTGTCGACCAACTTCGATGGCTATCAGATTCTGACGATGCCCCCTCCGTCGAGCGGAGGGATCGCCATCATCGAATCCTTCAATATGATCAAAGCACTCGAACAACAGACACTAAAACATCCCTTCGGGAAACTGAAGTATCACTCCCCGGAGGAAATTCATCTGCTGACGGAAGTCATGAAACATGCTTTTGCCGACCGAGCAGAGTACCTGGGTGATGCCGACTTTGTCCCCGTCCCCATCGATCGGCTGACCAGTGGCACTTATGCCAGCGAACTGGCTCGTCGTATTGATCCGCAGCAGACAAAATCCATGAAGGATTACGGCCGCTACGTTCCTCCTCAGGATGGAGGAACCAGCCATTTCTCAGTGATGGATGCCCAGGGAAATGCAGTCGCCTGCACGGAAACGATCAACCTGACTTTCGGCAGTTATGTCGTCATTCCCAAATACGGAATCGTCATGAACAATGAGATGGACGACTTCGCTGCCATCTCCGGCAAACCGAATGCCTTTGGTTTGATTCAGGGAAAAGCGAACGAAATCGAACCCGGCAAGAAACCGCTTTCGAGCATGTCCCCCACGATCGCCGTCAAAGATGGAAAAGCGGTCTTTTCCGCTGGTGCCTCCGGTGGCCCGCGCATCATCTCCAGCACACTGCAAGTGCTGTTGAACATGATCGTGTTCGGCATGACGCCGACTCAAGCCGTTGATGCGCCGCGCATCCACCATCAATGGGTTCCGGAAGATCTCCTTCTGGAACCTGAGCTGTTTGGTCAGGCGGGTGAAAAGCTTAAACGGTTTGGACACTCAACGAAAAAGAGTTCCGGTCTGGCCGCCTCACAGGCCGTTTCCCGTCAACCTGATGGCCTGCGCGGACACAGTGACCCACGAAAACACGGCGCTGCTGCCGGGTATTAA
- a CDS encoding HEAT repeat domain-containing protein has translation MQPGAQSTASGTGSSQVDLIAETSKYTLDAQNPGVAVIVRGISDNMPEAMPLIIQTLAPVVGNQQPGSAKPIQLEQHLINNQLVLIMRPAPADLFAFAQKLKCGAIKEIDIQKRIITVDTELPQLKVLAQNVQAGNTGMNSDFKVSANSESLKNMQANGNVPTIGNVPEKTVIPKSDIGTDRDLKPRPGEETIDWALRVIAGTSSFAHDTACKKLAKMDPDPQDLQRVSSILAATLPLAKEGFRMPEHVNAMAVWYTDGATREFSELLDKEKDFLVREKIIRLLPNIHSQTMAEVLVGRLSDREDRRDARRALQIMGEIAEKPVLQLLNDPDSSLRIEACNILQSIGTAEAIAALQERVETEENDVVKEQLLRAQAKIEKKLAGK, from the coding sequence ATGCAACCGGGAGCGCAGTCAACCGCTTCCGGAACGGGCTCTTCCCAGGTTGATCTCATCGCAGAGACGAGTAAGTACACACTCGATGCACAGAATCCAGGAGTCGCTGTGATCGTGCGCGGCATTAGTGATAACATGCCCGAAGCGATGCCCTTGATTATACAAACGCTTGCTCCGGTTGTGGGAAATCAGCAGCCCGGGAGTGCGAAACCAATTCAGCTCGAACAACACCTGATTAATAATCAACTGGTTTTGATTATGCGGCCAGCTCCTGCAGATCTGTTTGCATTTGCTCAGAAGTTGAAATGTGGGGCGATCAAAGAGATCGACATTCAAAAACGAATCATCACTGTCGACACAGAATTACCTCAACTGAAGGTACTCGCCCAGAACGTCCAGGCCGGAAACACTGGAATGAATTCAGATTTCAAAGTCTCTGCGAATTCTGAGTCGCTGAAAAATATGCAAGCCAACGGGAATGTACCGACCATTGGCAACGTGCCTGAGAAAACTGTTATTCCCAAAAGTGATATCGGCACGGATCGCGATTTAAAACCCAGGCCGGGCGAAGAGACAATCGACTGGGCTCTGCGGGTGATTGCGGGAACCAGCTCATTCGCCCATGATACCGCCTGTAAGAAACTGGCTAAAATGGATCCTGATCCCCAGGACCTGCAGCGAGTGTCGTCAATTCTCGCCGCCACGCTGCCTCTGGCCAAGGAAGGTTTCCGGATGCCCGAGCATGTGAATGCGATGGCGGTCTGGTACACCGATGGCGCCACACGCGAATTCTCTGAGCTGCTGGACAAAGAAAAAGATTTTCTGGTCCGTGAGAAAATTATCAGACTGTTGCCGAACATTCATTCGCAGACCATGGCTGAAGTCCTTGTGGGCCGACTGTCCGACCGGGAAGACCGGAGGGATGCTCGGAGAGCCCTGCAGATTATGGGGGAAATCGCTGAAAAGCCGGTGCTTCAACTGTTGAATGATCCCGATTCTTCACTGCGCATTGAGGCCTGTAATATCCTACAGTCGATTGGAACTGCAGAAGCAATTGCTGCTTTGCAGGAGCGTGTAGAAACCGAAGAGAATGATGTGGTGAAAGAGCAGTTGCTGCGTGCCCAGGCTAAGATCGAAAAGAAATTAGCCGGTAAGTAA
- a CDS encoding sugar phosphate isomerase/epimerase family protein, with protein sequence MPKLAAFPKAFMDDLCLSGEMTLQQWIELAATLDIDGLEFYAGFLEMKDQNFWPEAKKMATDQGLEIPMMCCSPDFTHPDEAFRKEQIEHEKFWMEMTAALGGKYCRVLSGQRRPEVSREEGIQYTVSSIEACLPLAEQLGLTLIIENHYKDNYWDYPEFAQMADVFCDLVSRIDSPHFGVNYDPSNTILAGEDPLELLARIKERVVTMHASDRYLTEGTIEDLRKEENSLGYASRLSHGVIGKGLNDYDEIFSQLKEVGFDSWISIEDGVNGMEELQESVAFLRAKMAQYWG encoded by the coding sequence ATGCCCAAACTAGCCGCGTTTCCTAAAGCCTTTATGGATGATTTGTGCCTGTCCGGTGAAATGACACTCCAGCAGTGGATCGAACTGGCAGCGACACTCGATATTGATGGACTTGAATTCTATGCCGGCTTCCTGGAGATGAAAGATCAGAATTTCTGGCCGGAAGCCAAAAAGATGGCAACGGATCAGGGACTGGAAATTCCCATGATGTGCTGCTCGCCGGACTTCACTCATCCTGATGAAGCATTTCGTAAAGAGCAGATCGAGCATGAAAAATTCTGGATGGAAATGACGGCTGCTTTGGGTGGAAAATATTGTCGAGTCCTATCCGGGCAGAGACGCCCCGAAGTCTCCCGGGAAGAGGGCATTCAGTATACGGTCTCTTCGATCGAAGCCTGCCTGCCGCTGGCAGAGCAGCTTGGGCTCACCCTGATCATTGAGAATCACTACAAAGACAATTACTGGGACTATCCGGAATTTGCTCAGATGGCAGATGTCTTCTGCGATCTGGTGTCCCGGATTGATTCTCCCCACTTCGGGGTCAACTACGATCCGAGTAATACGATTCTGGCGGGAGAGGATCCACTGGAACTGCTGGCACGGATCAAGGAGCGGGTCGTCACGATGCACGCCAGCGATCGTTATCTGACTGAAGGGACCATTGAGGATCTGCGCAAAGAAGAAAACAGCCTGGGATATGCCAGTCGTCTCAGCCACGGTGTGATCGGCAAGGGGCTGAATGATTACGACGAGATCTTCTCACAATTAAAAGAAGTTGGATTCGACAGCTGGATCAGCATCGAAGATGGCGTCAACGGGATGGAAGAACTCCAGGAAAGTGTGGCATTTCTGCGGGCCAAAATGGCTCAATATTGGGGATAA